The sequence below is a genomic window from Meles meles chromosome 3, mMelMel3.1 paternal haplotype, whole genome shotgun sequence.
cctgggcGGCACTGCATTGATTTCTATTgtataaatacctagaagtggaattgctgaatcatagagtGTGTTTCTCTTCAACTGTggtaaattttttcaaaatggtTGTACCAGTTTGTGTTCATCCCCACAATGGATGTGTGTTCCTCTTGCAGTGTATTCTTGCTAACATTTGCTGTTGccagtttttaatttcagtctttCTGGTGTGTGATAGGTAGTatcttctgggtttttgttttattttgttttttaaataattatttatttagagagagaaagaaagagcatgcatGCAGGAGTGGAAGggacagtgagagggagagaaagtcttaagcaaactccacagTGAGCTCAGAGATTGACTCTGgggttgatctcatgactctgggatcatgatctgagccaaaatcaagagttggatacttggttgattgagccacccagatgccccttttgGGGGgttttaatatgcttttctttGATTAGTAaagtacaactttttttttttttttgaagattttatttatttatttgacagacagagatcacaagtaggcagagaggcaggcagagagagaggaggaagcaggcttcctgctgagcagagagcccgattcaggactcgatcccaggaccctgagatcatgacctgagccgaaggtagaggctttaacccactgagccacccaggtgccccagtaaagtACAACTTTTTATATGTGTAGTGTTAACTTTTGTCTCCCAGGCCCATTTttgttcagtcttccattttccatttcattttattttttatgatccatcatgttcttactgatttgtaaaaCCTTCTCCAACCTCTTGGCTTCCCTTCTTACTCTCTTCATAGTGTATTTTGATGAACAgaaattctttcttgctttcttttttaagagaaggaggaagagagagaaaatcctaagcgGGTTCCATGcgaagtgcagagcctgacacggggcttgatctcaaaaccctgagatcatgaccggagctgaaatcaagagccagatacttaaccaaccaaactacccaggtgcctcaatgaAAAGAAATTCCTAATTTTAGCATAGTCTAActtaacagtcttttttttttaatgattattagtattttggttttgttttttaagaattctttttttttttaagattttatttatttatttgacagacagagatcacaagtaggcagagaggcaggcagagagagaggaggaagcaggctccctgccgagcagagggcccgatggaccctgagatcatgacctgacctgaaggcagaggcttaacccactgagccacccaggcacccctgttttttaagaattcttaagtcaaatatgtcattttttttttttaaagattttatttttaagctatcTGTACACTGAGTGTCAGGCTCAAACCCACAGCCCTGAGAACAAGAGTCATATGCCCTACCAcctgaaccagccaggggcccctgtcACTGTTTgtaagtttatttacttattttttaaattttttttagggtttgtttttttgttttttttttttgttttttttttagtttatttatttttaagtgatgtctatacccaacatggggctgaaaCTCACGACCTCGAGATCATGCTCCTCCAGCTGAGTCAGCCAGATACCCCCATGTCACTTGTTTTTAATACCACCATCTAAGACATTTATTACTTGAGCAGTCTGTAATCAATGTTTGCATATGGTGGAGAGtagaggttttctttttaaattttttttaaaaagattttatttatttatttggcagagagagagatcacaagcaggcagaggcaggcggagagagagggggaagcagcctccctgctgagcagagagctcaatgtggggctcagtgtgagatcagggcctgagccgaaggcagaggcttaacccactgagccacccaggtgcccctattttctttttttaataaagaattatttacttagttgagagagagacaatatgAGCAGgtggaagggcaaagggagatagagaatcctCAAGCCGACTGCCCACTGAGTATGTAGGCCAATGTAGGatttgatcgcaggaccctgagttcatgacctgagcagaaatcaagaactggacactcaactgagccacccaggtgccccaagagtagaGTTTAGTTGCAATTTTTTCCATATGCAAATCAGTTGTCCCTGCACCATTAATATGTCCTTTCCTCCACTGCTCTCCAGTGCCATAGTGGTCATAAATCATGCGTTCATATATACATTAGTCCATTTCTGGACATTCTGTTCTGTTCATTGGTTTGTGTATCTTTGCTCGAATTTCACATTCTTAGTTGTTATAGCTTTACCATAAGTCAGTGTCTTTTAACCCAAGGCTTCCCCACTTGTTCCTTTACTAGGGTATTTTGGCTATTGGCCTTTTgaatttccatatacattttagaataagtttgttaacagaacaaataaataaatgaaaacttgttTGGATTTTGATTAGCATTGTGTTGACTCTATAGATCATATATCTGTAGATCAGTGTGTGGAGAATGGATGTTTTTACAATTATTGTGTTTTCCAGTCTATGAACATGGTATATTTTTCTATGTGGCTACATACTTAGATGTTTAATTTCTCTTAGTAATGTTTATATTGTGCATAGAAGTCTTGTACATATTTTCTTTGATGTGTTTCTaggtatttgatattttttaggAGATTATAagtatcacttttaaaaatttcattttaaatgtctttattatatagaaattctattgatttttatgtgtttaCCTTATATCTAATACAGAGCTCAGCAAACAGTTGTCTACTTAATCCTACTTGATGCTTGTTCTTGTGGGCTTGTGGGTTAAGGATGTTAattacatgtgtatgtatatgattAATTTGATAAGAAACATGAACTTTAAACCTCAAACGAATGGGATATTCTACAAAAGAATTGCATCCTTTAAATCTCttttctgtgaaatatttttattaataaaatatctgtggaattgtgttttctctcttgtcatGTAAGTACCTACATAATATCCTCATTTTTGCCTCCTGATCATCAAAGCCTGAAACTTTTACTATCTGACTCCTTACAGTTTTCCCACCCCAATCTAAAATCTTGCTGAACTTATGAATTctagttatttcaaaataattattttggatTATTCTGTAGATCAATTATTAATCTACATTAATCTAATTATTAATTATTCTGTAGATTATTTTGGATTTGCATGTACATAATAAATCAAAAGTGAGGAATgaccattttgttttttcctttctaattcttTCATGTTTGTCTTTTACTCGTTGCATCTGAGTCCAGTATCAGGGTTGAgggattaagatttttttcttagtctcCTAGATGACTAAAAGCTGGGCTGTATTGCCTGTATATTTGGTTTATTCTTAGGGTATGACTCTTCAGAGACCTAATGCTGGATACATAGTTTGTCTCCCTAACTTGTTGTAAGTGAGGTTTACCCTGTTGAGTTGGGGAAATACTCCCAGTGCAAGAATTAATTTAAATACAGAGCTGACTACTCTggatttccattttcttccatatcttggcttggTTGTTCTTCACCCCAttgttagttctttttttttttttttttaaagattttatttatttatttgacagagagatatcacaagtaggcagagaggcaggcagagagagtgagagggaagcaggctccctgccgagcagagagcccgatgtgggactcgatcccaggactctgagatcatgacctgagccgaaggcagcggcttaaaccactgagccacccaggcgccccagttgttaGTTCTTTGATACCTCAAGCAGattgttaaaaatgttttgactgttttttttctatttctaagctGAGGAGTTGGTCTTAGTTACGAAGTCTCCCGTTACTGGAGTGGAATTAGGAAATAAAGATTTGAACTTAGTTTGGTCTAACTCTCAAGGTCCATGCTCTTGCCTATTATATTGCCTTGTGACTAAATCTAACATAGTAAACaatttaaagtgtaaaattatttttgacctaaaaatgttcatattatttATGCTTTTCAGGGTAGAAAATGTCAAGTCAAACTTTAAggcctgtattattttttttttctttttgttccgcAGTGAGGCAAATAAACAACATGTAAGATGTCAGAAATGCTTGGAATTTGGACATTGGACTTATGAAtgtacaggaaaaagaaaatacctacaTAGGCCATCAAGAACAGCAGAACTAaagaaagctttaaaagaaaaagaaaacagattattattattacaacaaAGGTATGTTGACCTGTGGTAtcaaaaggaatatttttaattgataGAATTTATGAAGTGACTAAAGGTTTCTTGGTGGTTATCCAGATTTCAGTTATAATATTAGCTAATGTTTAATGAGTCCTTCTCATGTGGCAGGCACTGTATTAAGCTCTTCACAAGTATTAGCTTAGTTAAGCTTCACCTCTATACCATTAAGGTAGGTactattctccccattttacatgTGAAGAAACTAGGGCCTAGAGAAGTTGAGTTACTCATTAgtgtcacacagccagtaagtggaaAGATTAAACTGTTTAACCCGCCAGTCCATGCTCTTAATCACTTTGCTTTGTTGACTCAGCTGCTGGTGAAGTGGCAGCAGAATACCAGGAGGTAGATGATATGAGCTGTCAGCCGTAAAGATAAAGTGGCCAGTTATTCTACCAGCAAAATGAGTTTATTGGGGAATACCAGGAGAATTGCAATCCAGGACAAGAAAACTGTGGCAAACCATGGGCAAGTCCAAAGAACAAAGGACAGACATGGGCTTGATTTTATCGAGGAAAAGAGGAAATTGGGAAGGGCTGTTTGAAACAAAAGTCAACTGGGGGAGAGTGAGAGTTTAAGCTTCTCATTGGACAACTGGGGCAATTTCTCATGGGCTGTTGTATTGCAAGGCAAGAAgaaaattttccttcctcctgctgagaTAGTAAAGTAAGCTTCTTCCTGTTGAAAATAAAGTGCTGCCCTCTGTGTGGGGGTCGGCTGCTGATGAGGAGGGGTAGTGTGTGCCAGCTCCCATTCAGGGTTGCCCAAGTCCATTTTAGATGCTGTTCCCTTTATTTTCTCAGAGCTGATGTGGAAAGATATCTAAGACAAGTATCCAAGATACTTAAACTAAGGCTATAAACTACATGGAGAACAGTATATATAATATGCAATcatttatgttaaaaaagaagaaaaggaataatggaatttttttggaaacagaaatgATCCGTAACAGTGGCTCCTTTCTAGGAGAACTGGATAGGAGAGTAACTGGAAATTTGTTATTTACTCTTTTGTGTCCTTTGAATAaagcccccccctttttaaagattttatttatttgagagagagagtgcacaagtagcgggagagagaagcaggcttcccactgaacagggagcctgatgcgggactggatcccagaaccctgggattatgacctgagctgaaggcagacatttaactgactgagccactcaggtgccccttaaataaagctttttttttttttttttttaagattttatttatttatgtgagagaaagagacagagataggaagaaggagaaggagctgggaggagagcgtgcagaagcaggcaccccaccgaAGAGGGATCCcattgcaggacttgatcccaggacctcaggatcatgacctgagctgaaagcagttgcctaactgactgaaccacccaggcaccccttaaatcaAGCTTTTAAAATTGCTATGAATTAAATAAGTAAACATGTTTGAGAAAGTGAAAGAGGAAGATGCCAGGTGTACTCAGTGCTACAGATCAGAAGCAGCATCTTCATAAGGACATTTGCTGTATAATAGTGTCTGAAACATGGGAACTTGCAAGGCAGTGTTCTCACAATTAGTGGACGTGATGGCTCTTCAAAGGTTATGCAGGAATAGATAGGTAATCAATTTCTAAGTCATCAACtttcaaatgtaatttttccaaaaataaatttgTGAACTTACCTGCTAATTCTCCTTTTCtacttccctttttctcctgggTTAGAAACCTAGATGTTTTTCAGAATACTGGTGTTTGTTCTAAGAAAGTGGATAGCTTTAATTATTgggagcaatttttttttaagattttattcatttatttgtcagagagatagagagaacacaCAGGTAGGGGGAGCGCAGAcagtaggagaagcaggctccctgctgaccaagaaGCGTGACGCAGGACTCGAAcgtaggaccctgggattatgacctgagctgaaggcagacacttaactgactgggccacccaggtgtcccaggagcaaattctttttttttttttttttttttttccctaaatatatttttaaagactttatttatttatttgacagatggggatcacaagtaagcagagaggcaggcagagagtgagagggaagcaggctccctgctgagcagagaggcagatgcagggccgatcccaggaccctgagatcctgaccggagccaaaggcagaggctttaaccaactgagccacccaggcgccccaggagcaaattcttttgtaattttttttccccagcaaaaTTGAAAAAGGATCTGATTGGGCTAccaatttaaaagtattttttagggactactgggtggctcagtcagccaaGCATctggtcttgatttcagctgaagtcatgatctgagggtcttgagatcgagccctgcattggactccataTTGGGTgtaaagcctgcttaagattctttctctccgggggctctctgctcagcggggagcctgtttcctcctctctctctgcctgcttgtgatctctgtctgtcaaataaataaataaataatctaaaaaaaaagaaaaaagattccctctcccccccaaaataataattaaaaataaaaataaataaaagtattttttaatcataCATCTTTGTGACTAGTGGACCCCATTACTGAAGGTATTCAAACAGTGACACTCCTACTACAAAACTCTATTTCAGTCTACCTGTTTAGGTTAAGAAAGTTTCTTAgattaaatctataaaaattaagTACAGGAATTGAATTAATACTGAACCTTGTCACAACCTAGCAATAAGATCCAGGGATAcataaactagaaaaagaatcaATATCTTTAAGAGATGTGTTTCCAGTAAATTTACTTTGATGtgtaataattattaaaatttgtattgtatttctatactgttttatttcttttaaagattttatttatttgtcagaaagggttgggggagggtgaGCACACACAAggagggagaatggcaggcagagggagaagcaggctccttgctgagcagggagcccaatgcgggacttgatcccaggtccccgggattgtgacctcagccaaagacagatgcttaactaagccaTCTAGGTGTCCCTCTGTACTGTTTTAATCAATTATATAGGAATACTGGTAATGGTAACTCAGAAGGGTTTTTTAGAGACAGAATTGCGGGGTGCAAGTTATAACAAGAAATGGTGGGCTCTGTACATGTCATGAAAGACAAAGTATTTCTCCAATGTAAGACACTTTGGAGACTAGCTGAAGGGTTTGTCTGAGCTGTGTATAATCACTCTATTAACAGgagttttttcccccccttgTATTTATCAGCATCGGAGAAACTAATGTAGAAAggaagactaagaaaaaaaggtaTGTGTGGCTTTAGGAGTtttttatgtataataaataatactagtgggaggggtgggaagaaaattttaaaaataaaagtgataataataataataataatgtagacCTAAAGTCTCTTGTTTGTAATTCATGATTAAGTATCATCCTTATTTCCTGATATGTTCTTCTCTTTACCTAACTGGACCATActaccttcatttctcttttttctctaacttctcagagcctttatacctggaaatagtaaataatttctcttaaaaatctgTCTTATTACATTAGAATAAGAAATATTCTTagactggtaaaaaaaaaaaaattgttgaccAGCTCTGTCTGCTTTAGAGTAAAGATTatgaaacatttatcatgctGCCTGAGGTTTCAGTAAACCCAGGTGTTACACTGCAACTTTATTCTAACATTATTTGTTCTGGAGCATAATAGAGTAGGAACACTAATCTTGAACTCTGTCCAGGAGAGTTTAATTGCTAAAGTAAAAGACGTTGTGGTGGCCGCGGGACTTCTGCAGTTATGCAGTTCCCAGCGCAGCAGATCCAGCGGTCCCATGCAACAGAGCTGCAGTGTGTGCATGGAGTTTCCCTGTGCACTTGCTTTTAACTATTCTGTTAAACGTCAGCTTCCTGTGCATCTAACTACTCATTGTCTACTAGGTCTAAGAGTGTAACCAGTTCCAGTAGCAACAGCAGTGACAGTTCAGCGAGTGATTCTTCATCGGAGAGTGAAGAAACGTCTACCTCATCCTCCTCGGAGGACAGTGACACGGATGAAAGCTCCTCCAGTTCATCATCTTCATCCTCCTCCACAAGCTCTTCCTCGTCCTCTGATTCAGACTCAGATTCCAGCTCTTCCAgtagcagcagcaccagcacagAGAGCAGCTCTGAGGATGAGccaccaaagaagaagaaaaagaaatagaattgctCCATCCCTATTGGACTGCTGGTCTGCAAACATTAATGTGATTCTCGAAAGGGAATTTAGAATATGTTAAGGCCAAATAGATTAACCGGTCAACATTTCTGGAGTTTAAaaatttctaagtgttttacatcATAAGAACATAAAGAGTATTAATAAtggattatacatatatataagactttttttattttcagggtaaatcttgtttttcttttttatctttaatatatatcTGTAAAACTGAATCAAAGCTGAATCCAGTAGGTCTGTTTTTGGGATGAAACTTATCTTTCCTCCTTGTGAAATAAATGCCATACTTTGTTTTATGTTAGTGCTATGTATCAGATGTGTTTTCAGGATAATGCATCAGAATATCTGGCAGTGAATTTCTAAAGCTTTTGGCTGTGTGTTATTATATAAGATTTAATACATTGTTACTATAAAATTCGGAGTGTTCCTCTTAATAACTGTGCCCTCTTTCTATGTTTATGTCCAGAAACTTATTCTGAGTTCTTGTCCTAAATGAAAAGCTCAAGGAacctattaatatatttat
It includes:
- the ZCCHC10 gene encoding zinc finger CCHC domain-containing protein 10, encoding MATPMHRLIARRQAEANKQHVRCQKCLEFGHWTYECTGKRKYLHRPSRTAELKKALKEKENRLLLLQQSIGETNVERKTKKKRSKSVTSSSSNSSDSSASDSSSESEETSTSSSSEDSDTDESSSSSSSSSSSTSSSSSSDSDSDSSSSSSSSTSTESSSEDEPPKKKKKK